One Ilumatobacter coccineus YM16-304 genomic window, TGAGCTTCCAGGTGTCACGAGCCACCTGGGGAACGACCAACGCTGTGTCGATCCGGTAGAAGTCGTCGTTCGGCACGACGAACGACTCGATGCCGTCGACGCCGAGTTCGGCGCCGGCGATCGACGGAGCACGGTCGATGACCACGTCGGCGGCGTCGACGAGCACGTCGCCGGCCTCGGTCGCCGATGTGCCGGCGCTGGCTTGGCCGGGGAGCACGAAGTCGGTGTCGACCTCGAAGCGTTGCTGCAGCACGCGTCCGATACCGCCCGTCACGGCCGCAGCCGATCCGATCGTGACCGCGCCCATCATGAACTGGCGCCGGTCGGGTCCCATCACGACCGGTCGCCCGGTGTCGTCGTCGACAGGACCCGGGCGAGGTGACAGCCACCAGAGCACCCCGAGCGACACGGCGGTGCCGACGATGGTGGGCATGAACTTGCCGAGCGTCGGCTCGGGCCGGAGCCACACGGCCCACGCGCCCATCACGCCGACCGCACCCGTGAGTGCGTAGGCGAAGGCCCGTTCCCCACGAACAGCGAGCACGCCGATGATCGCGCCGAGACCGAGTACCACGATCAACGCGCCGGCGACGAGAACGGCCTTGTCGTTGGTGCCGAACTGCTCGATCGCCCAGTCCTTCAACCACTTCGGGGTGATGTCGATGAACTCCTGCCCCACCGGCACGACGGGCGACGACGAGCCCCGAATCAGTCCGACGATCAGCTCGGCGACGGCAAGTCCGGCGGCCGTCGCCAGCAAGCCGAGTCCGAGCCCGCGCCAGAGCGACACTCGCTCGGTCGACGACCCACGTGGATCGCCGCCATCACGGCTGCCGTTGTTGTCGGCAACGTGAACATCGGCGAGAACATCGTCGCCGGTCGCGGCATCGTCGGGTTGCGCGCCGTAGAGTCCGCTTTTCATGGAACCAGATGTACCCGACTCCGTCGTCGAACGGGCGCGTTCTGTCGTTGCCGACCTCGGAGTTTCCAAAGATGTTCGGCTGGCGGAATCACTTGTTTCCGAAGCGCTCGGACTCATCACCGACCAGCCTGACACGCTCGATCTGAAGATCGCCACCGCAGCGCTCACCGAGATGCGTGCGGCGTACTCCGTCTTCGCACCGTTTCGCGACGAGCGCAAGGTGTCGATCTTCGGTTCTGCGCGCACCAAGCCCGACGATCCGCTCTACGACCAGGCGCGCCGATTGGCCGCCGATCTGGCCGACCGCGGGTGGATGACGGTGACCGGCGCCGGGCCCGGGATCATGGAGGCGGGCATGGAGGGCGCCGGTCGAGACCGCTCGATCGGCGTGTCGATTCGTCTCCCGTTCGAGTCCGGAGCCAACTCGATCATCGCCGGCGACCACAAGCACGTGAGCATGAAGTACTTCTTCACGCGCAAGTTGATGCTCGTGAAGGAATCGCAAGCCTTCGTGTGTCTGCCCGGCGGCGTCGGCACCCTCGACGAGACCTTCGAACTCCTCACGCTCACGCAGACCGGCAAGGGCCTCCCCGTCCCGATCGTGCTGCTCGATGCACCCGGCGACGACTACTGGGAGTCGGTCGACGCTCTGATTCGCAATCAACTGGTCCCACGCGGCCTCGTCTCGCCCGACGACACCGGGCTGTACACGATCACCGACTCGGCGGACGTCGCCTGTGAGATCATCGAACGCTTCTACTCGAACTACCACTCGATCCGCTTCGTCGGTGACCGCCTGGTGGTTCGGATGCAGCAGGGTCCGACCGACGCCCAACTCGACGACGTCAACGACCGGTTCGCTCACCTGTTGGCGTCGGGTCGGATCGAGCGGTCCGGTCCGAGCAAGCTGGAGCAACGAGAGGACGACGAACTCGAACTCGACCGCCTCGCGTTCGACTTCACGAAGCACGGCTACGGCGACCTGATCGCCATGATCGGCGACATCAACTCCTGGGTCGCCTGACCCGGACGGTTTGTCTCAGAGACAAACCGTCCGGTCAGCCGAGTTCGCGGAGGATGTGAGCGGCTTTCTCGATCGCTCGGCGCGCCTGCATCAACCGCTTGTCGTTCGCCGGCCGCTCGATCTCGCCGTCGGCGACCGCCTCGCGCAGTTGGTCGAAGGCGATCTCGTCGAGGTCGTCGGCGACCGCTTGCAGCCGCTCGGCCAGTCGATCGAAGTCGGTCACCGGTCGAGCCCGAGCGCTGCCGCCACGATCTGGACCGGGTGCCGGATCTCGAGCGTGCGGTCGCCCAGCGCAGCCCGGAGATGCATCGAGCACCCCGGGTTGGCGCTCGCCATCAGCGCCACACCGCTGCGATCGGTCGCTCGGTCGATCGCGGCCATCTTGCGATCGCGGATCGTGCCCGCGAGTTCTGGTTGCAGTGCCGAGTATGCGCCACCGGCACCGCAGCACAGGCCGTCGTCGTCGAGTTCGACGAGGTCGGCCACGTGAGCGAGGACGGTGCGCGTCGCCTGGTGCACTCGCTGCACGTGGCGAAGGTGACACGGATCCTGTATCAGCACGAGCGGTCGTTCGGTACCGGTCGCCGCCGGCAGCGCGTCGACCCGCTCGGCCAACCACTCCGACACGTCGACGACGCGACGGGCGAACGTCTCGGCCTCGGGGGTCCCCACGATCGTGCCGTAGTCCTTGAGCGCGGCACCACACCCCGCCGAGTTGACGACGATCGGCGCGTCACCGGGCATCGAGGCCATCGTCTGCTCGGCGAGCTTCACCGTCTGCTCGTGCAGGCCGGCGTGGACGTGCAGCGCACCGCAGCAGCCGCTCTGTTCGGGCACCGCGAACGTCTCGCCGACGTCGCCGATGAGTTGCGCCGTGCTGTGGTGCACCTCGCGCTGCCAGGCATCCATCACACAGCCGGTGTACAGCCACACGCCGGTGCCGGTCGAGGCGAGGGCCGGCGGACGCGTGATCGGGAGTCGGGTGAGTCCGAGACGCTTCGGCACGAGCTTGAGGCGCTGAGCCACGGCCAGCGCCGATGAGCCGGCGAGGAGCAGACGGTGGCGTCCGAGCGCGGCGAAACCGAGCCGCTGCCACCACGGGGTGATCCGCTTGCTCGTGGCCAGCGACGCCCGTGTCTGTTCCATCAGCGCACCGAACTCGACGTTGCTCGGGCAGGCCGGCTCGCAGCCGCGGCACTGCACGCACGTCTCCATGAACTCGACGAACTCGTCGTCGATCGGTGCCCCGTCGAGTTCGACCCCGCGCATCGCGTCAATTCGCCCGCGCGGCGAGTACGCCTCCTCCCCCGTCGACCGAAACGTCGGACAGTGGGGCAGGCACAGACCGCACGACACGCACGACGACAACTGCTCGGGATCGAGGTTCAGGCGAAGCGAGAGGTCGGCCACGACTCGACTCTACGAGGCGTGCACGCGTTCGGACGGCATCG contains:
- a CDS encoding LOG family protein — encoded protein: MEPDVPDSVVERARSVVADLGVSKDVRLAESLVSEALGLITDQPDTLDLKIATAALTEMRAAYSVFAPFRDERKVSIFGSARTKPDDPLYDQARRLAADLADRGWMTVTGAGPGIMEAGMEGAGRDRSIGVSIRLPFESGANSIIAGDHKHVSMKYFFTRKLMLVKESQAFVCLPGGVGTLDETFELLTLTQTGKGLPVPIVLLDAPGDDYWESVDALIRNQLVPRGLVSPDDTGLYTITDSADVACEIIERFYSNYHSIRFVGDRLVVRMQQGPTDAQLDDVNDRFAHLLASGRIERSGPSKLEQREDDELELDRLAFDFTKHGYGDLIAMIGDINSWVA
- a CDS encoding (Fe-S)-binding protein, with the translated sequence MADLSLRLNLDPEQLSSCVSCGLCLPHCPTFRSTGEEAYSPRGRIDAMRGVELDGAPIDDEFVEFMETCVQCRGCEPACPSNVEFGALMEQTRASLATSKRITPWWQRLGFAALGRHRLLLAGSSALAVAQRLKLVPKRLGLTRLPITRPPALASTGTGVWLYTGCVMDAWQREVHHSTAQLIGDVGETFAVPEQSGCCGALHVHAGLHEQTVKLAEQTMASMPGDAPIVVNSAGCGAALKDYGTIVGTPEAETFARRVVDVSEWLAERVDALPAATGTERPLVLIQDPCHLRHVQRVHQATRTVLAHVADLVELDDDGLCCGAGGAYSALQPELAGTIRDRKMAAIDRATDRSGVALMASANPGCSMHLRAALGDRTLEIRHPVQIVAAALGLDR
- a CDS encoding molybdopterin-dependent oxidoreductase codes for the protein MKSGLYGAQPDDAATGDDVLADVHVADNNGSRDGGDPRGSSTERVSLWRGLGLGLLATAAGLAVAELIVGLIRGSSSPVVPVGQEFIDITPKWLKDWAIEQFGTNDKAVLVAGALIVVLGLGAIIGVLAVRGERAFAYALTGAVGVMGAWAVWLRPEPTLGKFMPTIVGTAVSLGVLWWLSPRPGPVDDDTGRPVVMGPDRRQFMMGAVTIGSAAAVTGGIGRVLQQRFEVDTDFVLPGQASAGTSATEAGDVLVDAADVVIDRAPSIAGAELGVDGIESFVVPNDDFYRIDTALVVPQVARDTWKLSISGLVDNEVELTYADLLERDQVERHITLSCVSNPVGGDLVGNALWQGVLLKPILEEAGLQEGAEQLVSRSIDGWTCGSPIEAIMDGRDAMLAFGMNGKPLPAQHGFPVRIVVPGLFGYVSATKWVTDIRLTRWEDFDAYWIPRGWSKLGPVKTMARIDTPRSGRDASGVVPIGGVAWAVHRGVSGVQIRVDDGEWLDAEMGTVPSADTWVQWVYDWDTSTVAAGRHAIEVRAIDGDGEPQPMEPKAVAPDGAQGYHRIVVETS